The following coding sequences are from one Streptomyces sp. NBC_01294 window:
- a CDS encoding NADH-ubiquinone oxidoreductase-F iron-sulfur binding region domain-containing protein, which yields MTTIRFPTAQPLPDSVLGAAPHLAESAEAYRATGGYAGTTRPDDLLHHLAASGLRGRGGAGFPVAVKLRAVRDRGGAPVVVANGEEGEPGSVKDRWLLRARPHLVLDGLARAAAVTGAVRGYVYLSDPVAGDRIRRALAELQPHLPVEVVETAHTYVAGEESAVVRRIDGGPALPTAKPPRPFERGVGGAPTLVSNVETLARIALTASHPDLRQRIARSTLVTLSGGSAAPVLTEVPYGVPLRTLAAVLGTPDTAGALMGGLFGGLVDARVLDLPLDPDALASAGTALGCGAIRFLAAGSCPVTAAADAVGHLAAESARQCGVCVSGTAAVRDAVYALAAGTAGPDVPAHLDRWSRGLPGRGACGLLDAAAGTAGSLLRTFPELVRSHLGGPCPTCAAAPPSGGSGRLAVAVPDVADAPPPRTRTPLPVLRGTP from the coding sequence ATGACCACGATCCGATTCCCGACGGCGCAGCCGCTGCCGGACTCCGTGCTCGGAGCGGCGCCCCACCTCGCGGAAAGCGCCGAGGCGTACCGCGCCACCGGCGGCTACGCCGGCACCACCCGCCCGGACGACCTCCTGCACCACCTCGCCGCATCCGGGCTGCGCGGTCGCGGCGGGGCCGGCTTCCCGGTCGCCGTCAAGCTGCGCGCCGTCCGCGACCGCGGCGGCGCCCCGGTGGTGGTGGCGAACGGCGAGGAGGGCGAGCCGGGCTCGGTCAAGGACCGCTGGCTGCTGCGCGCCCGGCCCCACCTCGTCCTCGACGGCCTCGCCCGCGCCGCCGCGGTCACCGGCGCCGTACGCGGCTACGTCTACCTCTCGGACCCGGTGGCGGGCGACCGCATCCGCCGGGCCCTCGCCGAACTGCAGCCGCACCTGCCCGTGGAGGTCGTCGAGACCGCCCACACCTACGTCGCCGGTGAGGAGAGCGCGGTCGTCCGCCGGATCGACGGCGGACCGGCCCTGCCCACCGCCAAGCCGCCCCGCCCCTTCGAGCGGGGGGTCGGCGGCGCGCCGACCCTGGTCTCCAACGTCGAGACCCTCGCCCGTATCGCCCTCACCGCATCACACCCCGATCTGCGGCAGCGGATCGCCCGCTCCACCCTGGTGACGCTGTCCGGCGGGAGCGCGGCTCCCGTCCTGACCGAAGTCCCCTACGGAGTCCCCCTGCGCACCCTGGCGGCGGTCCTCGGCACCCCCGACACGGCCGGGGCCCTCATGGGCGGGCTGTTCGGCGGACTCGTCGACGCCCGCGTCCTGGACCTCCCCCTCGACCCCGACGCACTCGCGTCGGCGGGCACCGCGCTGGGCTGCGGAGCGATCCGCTTCCTCGCCGCCGGATCCTGCCCGGTCACGGCCGCCGCCGACGCGGTCGGCCACCTCGCGGCCGAGAGCGCACGTCAGTGCGGTGTCTGCGTGTCGGGTACGGCGGCGGTCCGTGACGCCGTGTACGCGCTCGCCGCGGGCACGGCCGGGCCCGACGTCCCGGCCCACCTGGACCGGTGGTCGCGGGGCCTGCCCGGGCGCGGCGCGTGCGGGCTGCTCGACGCCGCCGCGGGCACCGCCGGCAGCCTCCTGCGCACCTTCCCCGAGCTCGTCCGGTCCCACCTCGGCGGGCCCTGTCCCACCTGCGCCGCCGCCCCGCCCTCGGGGGGTTCCGGACGCCTTGCCGTGGCCGTACCGGACGTCGCCGACGCGCCCCCGCCCCGTACCCGTACCCCGTTGCCCGTGCTGAGAGGAACACCGTGA
- a CDS encoding polyamine ABC transporter substrate-binding protein encodes MSPEAIPLSRRSFLRAGTATALGLAAAGCGFASDDDPAGQAAAQPPIDVKVDGDLVYFNWADFVAPAVFEGFEKEYGVKVVQSNFDSMEGMAAKLNAGNRYDIIFPTAKWSQRLAAGGRLRAIDHTRLKNAESVFGGYDYFADPWYDPGSRHTVPFTMYKTGIGWRRDRLGDLTGSWDDLWNAQAKGKVFVLDDRDEVLGMGALKLGLDVTTGDPGDLARVTETLRSLRPRLRGFSSDSYNNLLNGNADMTQAWSGDMAAMLAQAEDPAVFGFEVAREGAPVNSDCYAIPANAQHPGTAMLFIDYMLRPENVKKNVEYIGYPMPVRGSEDTYTALVEPFPQCLVTADDLRDDRYFRNGTAEGERHRDAAWTDVKAG; translated from the coding sequence ATGTCCCCCGAGGCAATCCCCCTGTCCAGGCGCTCGTTCCTCCGCGCCGGCACCGCCACCGCCCTCGGCCTCGCGGCCGCCGGCTGCGGATTCGCATCCGATGACGACCCGGCCGGCCAAGCGGCCGCGCAGCCGCCCATCGACGTCAAGGTCGACGGCGACCTCGTCTACTTCAACTGGGCCGACTTCGTCGCCCCGGCCGTCTTCGAAGGCTTCGAGAAGGAGTACGGCGTCAAGGTCGTCCAGTCGAACTTCGACTCCATGGAAGGCATGGCCGCCAAGCTCAACGCCGGAAACCGCTACGACATCATCTTCCCCACCGCGAAGTGGTCGCAGCGGCTCGCCGCCGGAGGCCGGCTGCGCGCGATCGACCACACCCGCCTGAAGAACGCCGAGTCCGTGTTCGGCGGTTACGACTACTTTGCCGACCCCTGGTACGACCCCGGGTCCCGGCACACCGTCCCCTTCACCATGTACAAGACCGGCATCGGCTGGCGCAGGGACCGGCTCGGCGACCTGACCGGCTCCTGGGACGACCTGTGGAACGCCCAGGCCAAGGGCAAGGTCTTCGTCCTCGACGACCGCGACGAGGTCCTCGGCATGGGCGCGCTCAAGCTCGGTCTCGACGTCACCACGGGCGATCCGGGCGACCTCGCCCGTGTCACCGAGACCCTGCGCTCGCTGCGCCCCCGGCTGCGCGGCTTCTCCAGCGACAGTTACAACAACCTGCTCAACGGAAACGCCGACATGACCCAGGCGTGGAGCGGGGACATGGCCGCCATGCTCGCCCAGGCGGAGGACCCCGCCGTCTTCGGCTTCGAAGTGGCCCGGGAGGGCGCTCCGGTCAACTCCGACTGCTACGCCATACCCGCCAACGCGCAGCACCCCGGTACCGCGATGCTCTTCATCGACTACATGCTCCGTCCGGAGAACGTGAAGAAGAACGTCGAGTACATCGGCTATCCGATGCCGGTCCGCGGCAGCGAGGACACCTACACGGCGCTCGTGGAGCCGTTCCCCCAGTGCCTGGTGACCGCGGACGACCTCAGGGACGACCGCTACTTCCGCAACGGCACCGCGGAGGGCGAACGACACCGCGACGCCGCCTGGACCGATGTGAAGGCCGGCTGA
- a CDS encoding flavin monoamine oxidase family protein produces MNHDVIVLGAGLSGLAAARDLAAGGADVLVVEARDRVGGRVEQTALPDGRLVQLGGEVVGRAHTAYTALAAELGLTLVPSYVAEPGALVRATAEGVSAGNPPHWFGPGDDACHAKVTAAFTALAGTVDPADPWSHPEATALDGLSVGDWLRSQGAGQAVVRLWEIGQLALADGSCERTSLLAALRKHAAVPGTGHYEYDAWEGLRVAEGSATVALRMAEALGGRIRTGSPVEAVAVRPGHCSVRLAGGETLTASAVVSALPVGPLRSVAVTGVSDERLASLHRQRHALAAKFTAAYDRPFWRDRGLSGLSECEGVLGSTWPQSEGILSALVPPERYGVLLGMPAPLRTAELLADVARLYGDRGHRPLATYLRLWGTDPWTQGYVTQWTPGDVMAVGPRHGTHEPPFYVCGSDQWVAGYMEGAVRTGRDAAEEALRRG; encoded by the coding sequence ATGAACCACGACGTCATCGTGCTCGGCGCCGGCCTGTCCGGTCTCGCCGCCGCGCGCGACCTGGCCGCAGGCGGGGCCGACGTCCTCGTCGTCGAGGCCCGCGACCGGGTCGGCGGCCGCGTCGAACAGACCGCGCTCCCCGACGGCCGGCTGGTCCAGCTCGGCGGGGAGGTGGTGGGCCGGGCCCACACCGCCTACACCGCCCTGGCCGCGGAGCTGGGCCTCACCCTGGTCCCCAGCTACGTCGCCGAGCCCGGCGCCCTCGTCCGCGCCACCGCCGAAGGCGTCTCCGCGGGGAACCCGCCCCACTGGTTCGGGCCCGGCGACGACGCTTGTCACGCCAAGGTCACCGCCGCCTTCACCGCGCTCGCCGGGACCGTCGACCCGGCCGACCCCTGGTCCCACCCCGAGGCCACCGCCCTCGACGGGCTGTCCGTCGGTGACTGGCTCCGCTCCCAGGGCGCCGGCCAGGCCGTCGTACGCCTGTGGGAGATCGGCCAACTCGCCCTCGCCGACGGCTCCTGCGAACGGACCTCCCTGCTCGCGGCCCTCCGCAAGCACGCCGCCGTACCCGGCACCGGCCACTACGAGTACGACGCCTGGGAGGGCCTGCGGGTGGCCGAGGGATCGGCGACCGTGGCCCTGCGCATGGCCGAGGCACTCGGCGGGCGGATCCGTACGGGCTCACCCGTCGAGGCGGTCGCGGTACGGCCCGGCCACTGCTCCGTACGCCTGGCGGGCGGCGAGACGCTGACCGCCTCCGCCGTGGTCAGCGCCCTCCCCGTCGGCCCGCTCCGCTCGGTCGCCGTCACCGGTGTCAGCGACGAACGCCTCGCCTCCCTGCACCGCCAACGCCACGCCCTCGCCGCCAAGTTCACCGCCGCGTACGACAGGCCCTTCTGGCGCGACCGCGGCCTCAGCGGCCTCTCCGAATGCGAGGGGGTCCTCGGCAGCACCTGGCCGCAGAGCGAAGGGATCCTCTCCGCGCTCGTCCCGCCCGAACGCTACGGAGTCCTGCTCGGCATGCCCGCCCCGCTGCGCACCGCCGAGCTGCTGGCCGACGTCGCGCGCCTCTACGGCGACCGGGGGCACCGCCCCCTCGCCACGTACCTCCGCCTGTGGGGGACCGACCCCTGGACCCAGGGGTACGTCACCCAGTGGACCCCCGGCGACGTCATGGCCGTCGGCCCCCGGCACGGCACCCACGAGCCGCCCTTCTACGTCTGCGGATCAGACCAGTGGGTGGCCGGCTACATGGAGGGCGCCGTACGCACCGGACGCGACGCCGCAGAGGAGGCGCTGCGCCGTGGCTGA
- a CDS encoding ferredoxin has translation MKLLLDSTRCQGYGLCQEHAPALVELDEWGYAKVIAVAVPPGTEESARACAESCPNSALRVEK, from the coding sequence GTGAAACTCCTGCTGGATTCCACCCGCTGCCAGGGTTACGGGCTGTGCCAGGAACACGCACCCGCCCTGGTCGAACTCGACGAGTGGGGCTACGCGAAGGTCATCGCCGTCGCCGTCCCGCCCGGCACCGAGGAATCGGCGCGCGCCTGCGCCGAAAGCTGCCCCAACTCCGCACTCCGAGTGGAGAAGTGA
- a CDS encoding ABC transporter permease, protein MLPGTLWMTGFLLASLLLVATLAFGTTDPLGNPRFGLNFDNFAALADPAYRTVLLRSLGYALITCLICLAVAYPVAYAIALRGGRFKNVLIAAIVVPFFANYLVRMYGWSVVLSDDGPLLKALRTLGIADEGTKILQTGPGVIAGLVYGFIVFMIIPLYAAMERMDTSLIEAGRDLYGGPLRTFFFVTVPATRQGAAAGCVLVFLPAMGDFVSAQLMGGPDQIMIGNLIQDKFFQGQNWPLGSALTMLLMAVLLLGMLGYLRRTRKDEAEAAR, encoded by the coding sequence ATGCTCCCCGGCACCCTCTGGATGACCGGCTTCCTCCTCGCCTCCCTCCTCCTGGTGGCCACCCTCGCGTTCGGTACCACCGACCCACTGGGCAACCCGCGCTTCGGGCTCAACTTCGACAACTTCGCCGCACTGGCGGACCCGGCCTACCGCACCGTCCTGCTGCGCTCCCTCGGCTACGCGCTGATCACCTGCCTCATCTGCCTGGCCGTGGCCTACCCCGTCGCCTACGCCATCGCCCTGCGCGGCGGACGCTTCAAGAACGTGCTGATCGCCGCGATCGTCGTACCGTTCTTCGCCAACTACCTGGTGCGGATGTACGGCTGGTCCGTCGTCCTCTCCGACGACGGGCCGCTGCTGAAGGCCCTGCGCACGCTCGGCATTGCCGACGAAGGCACCAAGATCCTGCAGACCGGCCCGGGTGTCATCGCCGGGCTCGTCTACGGCTTCATCGTCTTCATGATCATCCCGCTGTACGCGGCCATGGAGCGCATGGACACCTCCCTCATCGAGGCGGGACGCGACCTCTACGGCGGCCCCCTGCGCACCTTCTTCTTCGTCACCGTCCCCGCCACCCGGCAGGGCGCGGCCGCCGGCTGCGTCCTCGTGTTCCTGCCCGCCATGGGCGACTTCGTCAGCGCCCAGCTCATGGGAGGCCCCGACCAGATCATGATCGGCAACCTGATTCAGGACAAGTTCTTCCAGGGCCAGAACTGGCCGCTCGGCTCGGCCCTGACCATGCTGCTGATGGCGGTCCTGCTGCTGGGGATGCTCGGCTACCTGCGGCGCACCCGCAAGGACGAGGCGGAGGCGGCCCGATGA
- a CDS encoding ABC transporter ATP-binding protein — protein sequence MQHPPAHPAVRLDRVGKQYPNSDAYAVRDVTLDIAPGEFFSLLGPSGCGKTTLLRMTGGFADPTEGSVLLDGEDVTGLPPNKRNVNTVFQSYALFDHLSLADNVAFGLKRKGVPRAEIRERVADMLDLVQLGGLAARKPPTLSGGQRQRVALARALVNRPQVLLLDEPLAALDLKLRRRMQVELKQIQREVGITFVFVTHDQDEALTMSDRIAVMNEGRIEQCGTPEDVYERPTSSFTASFMGTSNLVPGTYRAGRVVLDQGPALPVGPRSDVPDGSRVSLSIRPEKIWLSDFEPGMAQVSGVVRETVYCGPTTTYLIELAPGVTVSVLEQNTVRSRMEDRWSGGEQVEIGWKPEHCLVLD from the coding sequence ATGCAGCACCCGCCCGCGCACCCCGCCGTCCGGCTCGACCGGGTCGGCAAGCAGTACCCCAACTCCGACGCCTACGCCGTCCGCGACGTCACCCTCGACATCGCCCCGGGCGAGTTCTTCTCCCTGCTCGGCCCCTCCGGCTGCGGCAAGACCACCCTGCTGCGGATGACCGGCGGCTTCGCCGACCCCACGGAAGGCAGCGTCCTGCTCGACGGCGAGGACGTCACGGGCCTGCCGCCCAACAAGCGCAACGTCAACACCGTCTTCCAGAGCTACGCCCTCTTCGACCACCTCTCGCTGGCCGACAACGTGGCCTTCGGCCTCAAGCGCAAGGGCGTCCCCCGCGCCGAGATCCGCGAGCGGGTCGCCGACATGCTCGACCTCGTCCAGCTCGGGGGACTGGCCGCCCGCAAGCCGCCCACGCTCTCCGGCGGCCAGCGCCAGCGCGTCGCCCTCGCCCGCGCCCTGGTCAACCGGCCCCAGGTGCTGCTGCTGGACGAGCCGCTGGCCGCCCTCGACCTCAAGCTCCGCCGCCGGATGCAGGTCGAGCTCAAGCAGATCCAGCGCGAGGTCGGCATCACCTTCGTCTTCGTCACCCACGACCAGGACGAGGCGCTGACGATGTCGGACCGGATCGCCGTCATGAACGAGGGCCGCATCGAGCAGTGCGGAACGCCGGAGGACGTGTACGAGCGCCCGACGAGCAGCTTCACCGCCTCCTTCATGGGCACCTCCAACCTCGTCCCCGGCACCTACCGGGCCGGCCGGGTCGTCCTCGACCAGGGCCCCGCCCTGCCCGTCGGCCCCCGGTCCGACGTCCCCGACGGCAGCCGGGTCAGCCTCTCGATCCGCCCCGAGAAGATCTGGCTCTCCGACTTCGAACCGGGCATGGCGCAGGTGAGCGGAGTCGTCCGGGAGACCGTCTACTGCGGACCGACCACCACCTACCTGATCGAACTGGCCCCCGGCGTCACGGTGTCCGTGCTGGAGCAGAACACCGTCCGCTCCCGCATGGAGGACCGCTGGAGCGGCGGCGAGCAGGTCGAGATCGGCTGGAAGCCCGAACACTGCCTGGTCCTCGACTGA
- a CDS encoding aminobutyraldehyde dehydrogenase — translation MAETLRNHIGGADRPAASGETMELVDPATGRVHGHAPRSGPADTDAACAAAAAAYGHWSTTTPAARQRALLALADTIEAHADAFVAAETADTGKPPGQFRTEELPAIVDTVRYFAGSARNLPGAAAAEYTEGRTSLLRREPVGVCAQITPWNYPLMMAAWKIAPAIAAGNTTVLKPADTTPSSAVLLARLAAAHLPPGVLNVVCGDRDTGRALTAHPDVALIAVTGSVRAGQEIAAAAAAGLKRVHLELGGNAPVLVHEDVDVDATAAALAAVAYYNAGQDCTAPTRLLVHHRIHDAFLAAFAAEAGKLRTGPPDEPGADFGPLNNAYQLASVQALLDRLPAHAEIVTGGSRLPRPGFFHAPTVVAGVRQDDEIVQEEVFGPVVTVQPFADEAEALRLADGVRFGLAASVWTTDHDRAMRATRALHTGIVWVNTHGTTVSEMPHGGVKHSGYGSDLSLSGLLDYTQVKHVML, via the coding sequence GTGGCTGAGACCCTGCGCAACCACATCGGGGGAGCGGACCGCCCCGCCGCCTCGGGCGAGACCATGGAACTCGTCGACCCCGCCACCGGCCGGGTGCACGGCCACGCCCCGCGCTCCGGCCCCGCCGACACGGACGCCGCCTGCGCCGCGGCGGCCGCGGCGTACGGACACTGGTCCACGACGACCCCGGCCGCCCGGCAGCGGGCCCTGCTCGCCCTCGCCGACACCATCGAGGCGCACGCGGACGCCTTCGTGGCCGCCGAGACCGCGGACACCGGCAAGCCGCCCGGCCAGTTCAGGACGGAGGAGCTGCCCGCGATCGTCGACACCGTGCGCTACTTCGCCGGCTCCGCACGCAACCTCCCGGGCGCCGCCGCGGCCGAGTACACCGAGGGCCGCACCTCCCTGCTGCGCCGCGAACCGGTGGGCGTCTGCGCCCAGATCACCCCCTGGAACTACCCGCTGATGATGGCCGCGTGGAAGATCGCCCCGGCGATCGCCGCCGGGAACACCACGGTGCTCAAGCCCGCCGACACCACTCCGTCCTCCGCCGTGCTGCTGGCCCGGCTCGCGGCCGCCCACCTGCCGCCCGGCGTACTGAACGTGGTCTGCGGAGACCGGGACACCGGCCGGGCCCTCACCGCGCACCCGGACGTCGCCCTGATCGCCGTCACCGGCAGCGTGCGCGCCGGGCAGGAGATCGCGGCGGCCGCCGCGGCCGGCCTCAAACGCGTCCACCTGGAGCTCGGCGGCAACGCTCCCGTCCTGGTCCACGAGGACGTGGACGTGGACGCCACCGCCGCGGCCCTCGCCGCGGTCGCCTACTACAACGCCGGCCAGGACTGCACCGCGCCCACCCGGCTCCTGGTCCACCACCGGATCCACGACGCCTTCCTCGCGGCCTTCGCCGCCGAGGCGGGAAAGCTCCGCACCGGCCCCCCGGACGAGCCCGGGGCCGACTTCGGCCCACTCAACAACGCGTACCAACTGGCCTCGGTGCAGGCCCTGCTGGACCGCCTGCCGGCCCACGCCGAGATCGTCACCGGCGGCAGTCGGCTCCCGCGCCCCGGCTTCTTCCACGCGCCCACCGTGGTCGCCGGAGTCCGCCAGGACGACGAGATCGTGCAGGAGGAGGTCTTCGGCCCCGTCGTGACCGTCCAGCCCTTCGCCGACGAGGCCGAGGCCCTGCGGCTCGCCGACGGAGTGCGCTTCGGACTGGCCGCGAGCGTCTGGACCACCGACCACGACCGGGCCATGCGGGCCACCCGCGCCCTCCACACCGGCATCGTGTGGGTGAACACCCACGGCACCACCGTCTCCGAGATGCCGCACGGCGGGGTCAAGCACTCCGGCTACGGCAGCGACCTCTCGCTGTCCGGTCTGCTGGACTACACCCAGGTCAAACACGTCATGTTGTGA
- a CDS encoding aromatic ring-hydroxylating oxygenase subunit alpha: MHSRAPETATDQPVRDAPGPALSARYYTDPDTAAAEMRQVFAKSWQVVCHESDLPNPGARLAATVADREVLVVRTEDGSLAAHLNVCRHRGTRLVTTPEPAGKAIRCPYHGWTYRLDGSLVGAPEARQIPCLDKPGLGLFPARVESFLGFVFVNLDPDAVPLAKQCAGLAEAVGHYAGADLVPVGRSRIHDLAGAEVQEANWKVAVDNYLEGYHVPVAHPGLMRLLDYQGYTCDIEESYALFASPLRDKPSSNWAERLYQRIAAPMPGLTEADRRVWRYAVIYPNTLIDFYPDHVLAWTAIPTAVDRVAVPGAFYTRRGTGLRTRLARRLNIHIGWITNDEDAELVARVQKGLSTPGFEPGPLSRRESAVGWFAGRIRADLDTAQS; the protein is encoded by the coding sequence ATGCACTCCAGAGCCCCTGAAACCGCCACCGACCAGCCGGTCCGGGACGCCCCCGGGCCCGCGCTGTCAGCCCGCTACTACACCGATCCCGACACGGCCGCCGCCGAGATGCGGCAGGTCTTCGCCAAGTCCTGGCAGGTCGTCTGCCACGAGTCCGACCTGCCGAATCCGGGAGCCCGGCTCGCCGCCACGGTCGCCGACCGCGAGGTACTGGTCGTCCGCACCGAGGACGGCTCCCTGGCCGCCCACCTCAACGTCTGCCGGCACCGCGGAACCCGCCTGGTCACCACGCCCGAACCGGCCGGCAAGGCGATCCGCTGCCCGTACCACGGCTGGACCTACCGCCTCGACGGGAGCCTGGTCGGCGCCCCGGAGGCCCGGCAGATCCCCTGCCTCGACAAGCCCGGGCTCGGCCTGTTCCCGGCCCGCGTCGAATCCTTCCTCGGCTTCGTCTTCGTCAACCTCGACCCGGACGCCGTACCGCTCGCCAAGCAGTGCGCCGGGCTCGCCGAAGCGGTCGGGCACTACGCCGGGGCCGACCTGGTGCCGGTCGGCCGCAGCCGCATCCACGACCTGGCCGGCGCCGAAGTGCAGGAGGCCAACTGGAAGGTGGCGGTCGACAACTACCTGGAGGGCTACCACGTCCCGGTGGCCCATCCCGGACTGATGCGCCTGCTCGACTACCAGGGCTACACCTGCGACATCGAGGAGTCCTACGCACTGTTCGCCTCGCCCCTGCGGGACAAGCCGTCCTCGAACTGGGCCGAACGCCTCTACCAGCGCATCGCCGCTCCCATGCCCGGCCTCACCGAGGCCGACCGGCGGGTCTGGCGGTACGCGGTGATCTACCCGAACACCCTCATCGACTTCTACCCCGACCACGTGCTGGCCTGGACCGCGATCCCGACGGCGGTGGACCGCGTGGCCGTACCCGGGGCGTTCTACACCCGGCGCGGTACGGGCCTGCGCACCCGGCTCGCCCGGCGCCTGAACATCCACATCGGCTGGATCACCAACGACGAGGACGCCGAACTGGTCGCCCGCGTGCAGAAGGGGCTCTCCACCCCGGGCTTCGAGCCCGGCCCCCTCTCCCGTCGGGAGTCGGCGGTCGGCTGGTTCGCCGGCCGGATCCGGGCCGACCTCGACACGGCGCAGAGCTGA
- a CDS encoding ABC transporter permease encodes MTLRPEPRADLQQQSSTTAGPAPGPSGAERPRPAGRLPRPRFRLPRLQSRRHPHSPSHPQPRPRRRRGAERRPRFAIAVTAVFFALLYLPVGVVVLFSFNAQKSLTVFEGVSLRWYQAFLRDDVLIDSLGMSLQVSLAAMAGSLVLGVALALGVVRNRGRLGSFAGLVMLVPLITPEIVTGVAAMLLFKGLGITLSTTTVMLAEITFSISYVTVILRSRIAALNPEVEEAAMDLGATRRQALRLVTLPALLPSILAAGVLIFALVFDDFVLAYFTTGVDPQPLSVRIYSAIRFGVQPTINAVGTLMLAGSIGLIVLALAIPRLFGRRGGLDLLSGK; translated from the coding sequence ATGACCCTGCGCCCGGAGCCCCGCGCGGACCTGCAACAGCAGAGCAGTACGACCGCAGGCCCTGCGCCCGGGCCCTCCGGCGCGGAGCGGCCCCGGCCGGCCGGCCGACTGCCGCGCCCCCGCTTCCGACTCCCGCGCCTCCAGTCACGTCGCCACCCCCACTCCCCATCCCACCCCCAACCCCGCCCGCGCCGCCGCCGCGGAGCCGAGCGCCGGCCCCGTTTCGCCATCGCCGTCACCGCGGTCTTCTTCGCCCTGCTCTACCTCCCCGTCGGCGTCGTCGTCCTGTTCTCCTTCAACGCGCAGAAGTCCCTGACCGTCTTCGAGGGCGTCAGCCTCCGCTGGTACCAGGCGTTCCTGCGCGACGACGTACTGATCGACTCGCTCGGCATGAGCCTGCAGGTGTCCCTGGCCGCCATGGCCGGCTCGCTCGTCCTCGGCGTGGCCCTGGCCCTGGGCGTCGTCCGCAACCGGGGCCGCCTCGGATCCTTCGCGGGCCTGGTCATGCTCGTCCCGCTGATCACTCCCGAGATCGTCACCGGCGTCGCGGCGATGCTGCTCTTCAAGGGCCTCGGCATCACCCTGTCCACCACCACCGTGATGCTCGCCGAGATCACCTTCTCCATCTCCTACGTGACGGTCATCCTGCGCTCGCGCATCGCCGCCCTCAACCCGGAGGTCGAGGAGGCCGCGATGGACCTCGGCGCCACCCGCCGGCAGGCCCTGCGCCTGGTGACCCTGCCCGCGCTGCTGCCGAGCATCCTCGCGGCCGGCGTGCTGATCTTCGCCCTGGTCTTCGACGACTTCGTCCTCGCGTACTTCACCACGGGCGTCGATCCGCAGCCGCTGTCCGTCCGCATCTACTCGGCGATCAGGTTCGGCGTCCAGCCCACCATCAACGCCGTCGGCACCCTGATGCTGGCCGGCTCCATCGGACTCATCGTCCTCGCGCTCGCCATCCCGCGCCTGTTCGGCCGGCGCGGCGGCCTCGACCTGCTCTCCGGGAAGTGA
- a CDS encoding NAD-dependent epimerase/dehydratase family protein, with protein MSLHIVVGFGPAGAATARLLAEQGHAVRVVTRSGGTPEPGIEHVACDAADSERLTEAARGAAAIHGCAAPPYQHWASAWPPLAGSLCAAAEATGAVLVMLGNLYGYGPVDGPLTEALPLAATGPKGRVRAAVWEQARQLHEQGRIRAVELRASDFFGPGVTDGGHLAARVVPRLLRGKSVSTLGDPDAPHSWTYLPDVARALVEAAGAERAWGRPWHVPTERPLSVREMVGRLAAQAGTGPVAVRRIPPAVVGVGSLFSPLLRELKEVRYQFDRPFVVDSSACEAALAFRATPVDEQVKATLDWWRERRMTVG; from the coding sequence GTGAGCCTTCACATCGTCGTAGGTTTCGGTCCCGCGGGCGCCGCCACTGCTCGGCTGCTCGCCGAACAGGGCCATGCGGTCAGGGTCGTCACCCGGTCGGGCGGAACGCCGGAACCCGGAATCGAGCACGTCGCGTGCGACGCGGCGGACAGCGAGCGGCTGACCGAAGCCGCGCGGGGCGCTGCCGCGATCCACGGCTGCGCCGCGCCGCCCTACCAGCACTGGGCGAGCGCATGGCCGCCGCTGGCCGGGTCCCTCTGCGCCGCGGCCGAGGCCACCGGGGCCGTACTGGTCATGCTGGGGAACCTCTACGGGTACGGACCGGTGGACGGCCCCCTGACCGAGGCGCTGCCGCTCGCGGCGACCGGCCCCAAGGGGCGGGTGCGCGCCGCGGTCTGGGAGCAGGCGCGGCAGCTGCACGAGCAGGGCCGGATCAGGGCCGTCGAGCTGCGGGCCTCGGACTTCTTCGGGCCCGGCGTCACGGACGGCGGGCACCTGGCCGCGCGGGTCGTGCCGCGCCTGCTGCGCGGCAAGTCCGTCTCCACCCTGGGCGACCCGGACGCCCCGCACAGCTGGACCTACCTCCCCGACGTGGCCAGGGCGCTGGTCGAGGCCGCGGGCGCGGAACGGGCCTGGGGACGCCCCTGGCACGTCCCGACGGAGCGCCCGCTGTCCGTCCGGGAGATGGTCGGCCGGCTGGCCGCCCAGGCCGGCACGGGTCCGGTCGCGGTGCGCAGGATCCCGCCGGCCGTGGTGGGCGTCGGCTCGCTCTTCTCCCCGCTGCTCCGCGAACTGAAGGAGGTCCGCTACCAGTTCGACCGTCCCTTCGTCGTCGATTCCAGCGCCTGCGAAGCGGCCTTGGCCTTCCGCGCCACACCGGTCGACGAGCAGGTCAAGGCGACCCTGGACTGGTGGCGCGAACGACGGATGACCGTCGGATGA